In a genomic window of Niallia taxi:
- a CDS encoding PadR family transcriptional regulator gives MENLTEMLKGSLEGCVLEIISRKETYGYEITRRLNELGFTEVVEGTVYTILVRLERKKLVNIEKKPSDMGPPRKFYSLNEAGRQELELFWKKWDFVSSKIGVLKST, from the coding sequence ATCGAAAATTTAACTGAAATGCTAAAGGGTTCCTTAGAGGGCTGTGTACTGGAAATCATCAGTCGTAAAGAAACCTATGGCTACGAGATTACCCGTCGCTTAAATGAGCTTGGGTTTACCGAGGTTGTGGAAGGAACAGTCTACACCATTCTTGTGCGACTTGAGAGGAAAAAACTGGTCAACATAGAAAAGAAACCATCTGATATGGGACCGCCGCGAAAGTTTTATTCACTTAATGAGGCTGGTCGGCAGGAGCTTGAATTGTTTTGGAAAAAGTGGGATTTCGTATCTTCGAAAATTGGTGTCTTAAAGTCAACATAG
- a CDS encoding polysaccharide deacetylase family protein — protein MKKIKVIVFSILAILLVLVMAEKNRILSSDTAPKQMEEDKMTSKQDEVQIEGNNNVENTTENKNAENTKEDNEDVKPTEENQNEKTTEEKQNEKVTDDKQEEKTTEDKQNEKMTESKKDEKVTEDNQEDKTTNDSKKEEKVTEDKAVEKPTGDNKSNNATENNKNEKTVYLTFDDGPTASSLEILDILDKYKVKATFFMLEPGMKAFPDAVKRTVKDGHGVGLHGVTHDVSKFYQSPESALQEMQTAQETLLSITGVKTNLIRTPYGSIPYLTDSFRKVLSDNKFILWDWNVDSDDWSASNKNYVQDVIDQLKTLDPSKHAPIILMHDRSGTVSQLPELLNYLQKNNYQTEIIDNELDSYSFECHDRCYPHNSSKAQ, from the coding sequence ATGAAAAAAATTAAAGTTATCGTATTTAGTATTTTAGCCATATTATTAGTTTTAGTCATGGCCGAAAAGAATAGAATATTATCAAGTGACACTGCGCCAAAACAAATGGAAGAAGACAAAATGACAAGTAAACAAGATGAAGTTCAAATAGAGGGAAACAATAACGTTGAAAATACGACTGAAAATAAAAATGCTGAAAATACGAAGGAAGATAATGAGGATGTAAAGCCCACAGAAGAAAATCAGAATGAAAAAACAACCGAAGAAAAACAAAACGAAAAAGTAACAGACGATAAGCAGGAGGAAAAGACAACAGAAGATAAGCAGAATGAAAAGATGACAGAAAGTAAAAAGGACGAAAAGGTAACAGAAGATAACCAGGAAGATAAGACTACAAATGATTCAAAGAAGGAAGAAAAAGTAACAGAAGACAAAGCGGTTGAAAAACCAACAGGGGATAATAAGAGTAACAATGCAACCGAAAATAACAAGAATGAAAAAACCGTTTATCTTACTTTCGATGATGGACCTACCGCTTCTTCTTTAGAAATATTGGATATTCTCGACAAGTACAAGGTTAAAGCAACATTCTTTATGTTAGAACCGGGAATGAAGGCATTTCCTGACGCGGTAAAACGGACTGTGAAAGATGGGCATGGAGTTGGTTTACATGGTGTTACACATGATGTCAGTAAATTTTATCAATCACCAGAATCTGCTTTACAGGAAATGCAAACTGCTCAAGAAACATTACTGAGCATAACAGGTGTTAAAACAAATCTAATCCGCACACCATATGGCAGCATTCCTTATTTAACAGATTCATTTAGAAAGGTTTTAAGTGATAATAAATTTATCTTATGGGACTGGAATGTGGACAGTGATGATTGGAGTGCTTCTAATAAAAATTATGTCCAAGACGTCATTGATCAATTAAAAACGTTAGATCCGTCTAAACATGCTCCGATTATTTTAATGCATGACCGAAGTGGGACTGTCTCACAACTCCCGGAGTTATTAAATTATTTACAAAAAAACAACTATCAAACAGAAATAATTGATAACGAGCTTGATTCATATAGTTTTGAGTGTCATGATCGTTGTTATCCACATAATAGCAGCAAAGCTCAATAA
- the ahpF gene encoding alkyl hydroperoxide reductase subunit F, which yields MLLDGEIKAQLEQYLQLMEGDVLLKVSAGTDKVSSDMLSLVDELATMSSRIKVENTTLERTPSFSVNRIGEDTGVIFAGIPLGHEFTSLVLALLQVSGRAPKVDQSLLDQIKNIKGEYHFESYISLTCHNCPDVVQALNVMSIFNPQISHTMIDGGAFKEEVESKDIMAVPTVFVNGEPFGSGRMTLEEILNKIGSGPDASELSNKDPYDVLVVGGGPAGASAAIYAARKGIRTGIVAERFGGQVMDTLGIENFISVKHTEGPKLVASLEEHVKEYGIDVMNLQRAKRLEKKDLIELELENGAVLQSKSVILSTGARWRNVNVPGEAEFKNKGVAYCPHCDGPLFEGKDVAVIGGGNSGIEAAIDLAGIVKHVTVLEFMPELKADQVLQDRLYSLPNVTVLKNVQTKEITGTDKVNGISYIDRDTEEVHHVELQGVFVQIGLVPNTDWLGDTIERTRFGEIVVDRHGSTNIPGVFAAGDCTNSAYKQIIISMGSGATAALGAFDYLIRN from the coding sequence ATGTTATTAGATGGGGAGATTAAAGCACAATTAGAACAATATCTTCAGCTGATGGAAGGCGACGTTTTACTAAAGGTTAGTGCAGGTACTGATAAAGTATCTAGTGATATGCTTTCCTTAGTAGATGAATTGGCTACAATGTCGTCAAGAATTAAAGTGGAAAATACTACTTTAGAAAGAACACCAAGCTTTAGTGTTAACCGTATTGGAGAAGATACTGGTGTCATTTTTGCTGGGATTCCATTAGGCCATGAATTTACTTCATTAGTTTTGGCACTGCTGCAGGTGAGCGGGAGAGCTCCTAAAGTAGACCAAAGCTTGCTTGATCAAATTAAGAATATTAAAGGTGAATACCATTTCGAATCATATATCAGTTTAACTTGCCACAACTGTCCAGATGTTGTCCAAGCATTGAATGTGATGAGTATTTTTAATCCTCAAATATCACATACGATGATTGACGGTGGAGCTTTTAAAGAGGAAGTTGAAAGCAAGGATATTATGGCAGTGCCAACTGTTTTCGTTAATGGCGAACCATTCGGCAGCGGCCGTATGACGTTAGAAGAAATTCTTAATAAAATCGGCAGCGGTCCAGATGCTTCAGAGCTTTCTAATAAAGACCCTTATGATGTATTAGTTGTCGGCGGCGGTCCAGCTGGTGCAAGTGCAGCTATTTATGCAGCACGTAAAGGTATACGCACTGGAATTGTAGCGGAGCGTTTTGGCGGACAAGTTATGGATACTTTGGGTATTGAAAACTTCATTAGTGTGAAGCATACAGAAGGTCCCAAGCTTGTAGCAAGCCTTGAGGAGCATGTGAAGGAATATGGCATCGATGTCATGAACTTACAGCGTGCTAAACGTTTAGAAAAGAAAGATTTAATTGAATTAGAGCTAGAAAATGGAGCTGTTCTTCAAAGTAAATCTGTCATTCTATCTACAGGAGCTCGTTGGAGAAATGTTAACGTGCCTGGAGAAGCTGAGTTCAAAAACAAAGGTGTTGCGTACTGCCCTCACTGTGACGGACCATTGTTTGAAGGAAAAGACGTAGCTGTTATCGGCGGCGGTAACTCTGGTATTGAGGCTGCAATTGATTTAGCAGGAATTGTTAAGCATGTTACAGTGCTTGAATTCATGCCAGAATTAAAAGCAGATCAAGTATTGCAGGATCGTCTATACAGCCTACCAAACGTAACAGTATTAAAGAACGTACAAACAAAAGAAATTACCGGTACTGATAAAGTTAACGGCATTTCTTATATCGATCGTGATACAGAAGAGGTTCACCATGTTGAGCTTCAAGGTGTGTTCGTTCAGATTGGTCTTGTGCCAAATACTGACTGGTTAGGTGACACGATTGAACGTACTCGATTCGGTGAAATCGTTGTTGATAGACACGGATCTACAAACATCCCTGGAGTATTTGCTGCTGGAGATTGTACAAATAGTGCATATAAGCAGATTATTATTTCCATGGGATCAGGTGCTACTGCTGCATTAGGAGCATTTGATTATCTAATCCGCAATTAA
- the ahpC gene encoding alkyl hydroperoxide reductase subunit C, with protein sequence MSLIGKEVAAFSAKAFHNGEFIDVSEQNLKGQWSVVCFYPADFTFVCPTELEDLQNQYGALKDLGVEVYSVSTDTHFTHKAWHDHSDAIGKIEYIMIGDPSQKISRIFDVLNEEEGLADRGTFIIDPDGVIQTVEINADGIGRDASTLVNKIKAAQYVRNNPGEVCPAKWQEGSETLKPSLDLVGKI encoded by the coding sequence ATGTCATTAATCGGTAAAGAAGTCGCAGCATTCTCAGCAAAAGCATTCCACAACGGTGAATTCATCGATGTTTCTGAACAAAACTTAAAAGGTCAATGGAGTGTAGTTTGCTTCTACCCAGCAGATTTCACATTCGTATGCCCAACTGAATTAGAAGACCTTCAAAACCAATATGGTGCTTTGAAAGATCTTGGAGTAGAAGTTTATTCTGTTTCTACTGACACTCATTTCACTCATAAAGCATGGCACGATCATTCTGATGCTATCGGAAAAATCGAATACATAATGATCGGTGACCCATCTCAAAAAATCTCTCGCATCTTTGATGTGTTGAATGAAGAAGAAGGCCTTGCTGATCGCGGTACTTTCATCATTGATCCAGACGGCGTTATCCAAACAGTTGAAATCAATGCAGACGGAATTGGCCGTGATGCAAGCACACTTGTAAACAAAATTAAAGCTGCACAATATGTTCGCAACAATCCAGGTGAAGTTTGCCCAGCTAAATGGCAAGAAGGTTCTGAAACACTTAAGCCAAGCCTTGATCTTGTTGGAAAAATCTAA
- a CDS encoding Ltp family lipoprotein produces MHCQTSIKSVIKYKQQEGIFLKKFFKFGCLGIIVLIILIIIIAVASGGDDTEKDNNTGTTQTTKEEGKETKEEDNVPSEYKSALEKAESYAETMNMSKNAIYDQLTSEYGEKFSKEAAEYAMGKLEYDWKANALKKAESYSETANMSKQGIYDQLVSEQGEKFTADEAQYAIDNMKADFKENALAKAKSYQETMDMSPEAIRDQLTSENGEKFTQEEADYAIKNLDK; encoded by the coding sequence ATGCATTGTCAAACCTCTATAAAATCGGTAATAAAATATAAACAACAGGAGGGAATTTTCTTGAAAAAATTTTTCAAATTTGGATGTTTAGGAATTATCGTGCTTATTATCCTAATCATCATCATCGCTGTCGCTTCAGGTGGCGATGATACTGAAAAAGATAACAATACAGGTACAACCCAGACAACAAAGGAAGAAGGAAAAGAAACGAAGGAAGAAGATAATGTTCCAAGCGAATATAAGTCTGCTTTAGAAAAAGCTGAATCGTATGCAGAAACAATGAACATGTCTAAAAACGCCATTTATGACCAATTAACTTCAGAGTATGGTGAGAAGTTTTCTAAAGAGGCAGCTGAGTATGCCATGGGGAAACTCGAATATGACTGGAAAGCAAACGCTTTGAAAAAAGCTGAATCCTATTCAGAAACTGCCAATATGTCAAAACAAGGTATCTACGACCAACTTGTTTCCGAACAGGGTGAAAAATTTACCGCAGACGAAGCACAGTACGCGATTGATAATATGAAGGCCGATTTCAAGGAAAATGCATTAGCTAAAGCAAAAAGTTATCAGGAAACAATGGATATGTCACCTGAAGCGATAAGAGACCAATTAACCTCGGAGAATGGTGAAAAATTCACACAAGAAGAAGCCGATTACGCCATTAAGAATTTAGATAAATAA
- a CDS encoding PH domain-containing protein produces the protein MKFMPKKDWWLSAINWGGMLLAIGGSFFALIAATYNIFVFLILVIVGVGVPLLMIWTWLTTYYVVNETHLIIRYGPFKTTIPLEAIKSIQKTNNPISSPAPSLKRLEIQFNAFDSVLISPKDRDAFMEYLSEHCPHVSIKNIQS, from the coding sequence ATGAAGTTTATGCCGAAAAAAGACTGGTGGCTTTCCGCTATTAATTGGGGAGGGATGTTACTTGCTATTGGGGGTTCTTTCTTTGCATTAATAGCCGCTACCTATAATATATTCGTTTTTCTTATATTAGTTATTGTTGGTGTGGGAGTTCCTTTATTAATGATATGGACATGGTTAACAACCTATTACGTAGTGAACGAAACACACTTGATTATCCGGTACGGTCCCTTTAAAACGACTATTCCTTTAGAAGCCATTAAATCTATTCAAAAGACTAATAATCCCATATCAAGTCCCGCTCCTTCCTTGAAACGTCTGGAGATTCAGTTTAATGCGTTTGATTCAGTTCTAATTTCCCCAAAAGATAGAGATGCGTTCATGGAATACCTTTCTGAACATTGTCCGCACGTCTCTATAAAAAATATCCAGTCATAA
- a CDS encoding pentapeptide repeat-containing protein, translating to MKITAPKISLELSDKKFSDIFYEEDPILEMCTITNSEFTNESLYRVRLEKAIIKNCKFNHTDFSNISITDVRFENCDFSNANLSGSSIHRAEFINCKLLGTIFSESSIGNVKFENSILNMATFGHSKLEKVVFLEAVLRSTDLYECKLKNVEFELCDLNGANFEQTLLKGIDISSSKFESLIISIDNLNGCIVSTKQAIQFATLMGLVIKN from the coding sequence ATGAAAATCACAGCACCCAAAATTTCGTTAGAGTTATCTGATAAGAAATTTAGTGATATTTTTTACGAAGAAGATCCAATCCTTGAAATGTGTACAATCACTAACTCAGAATTTACAAATGAATCCCTTTATCGCGTCCGCCTTGAAAAAGCTATTATAAAAAATTGCAAATTCAATCATACTGATTTTAGTAATATTAGCATTACCGATGTTCGTTTCGAGAATTGCGATTTCTCTAATGCTAACCTAAGTGGTTCTTCTATTCATAGAGCAGAATTCATAAACTGCAAATTATTAGGCACCATTTTTTCAGAATCTAGCATTGGCAATGTAAAATTTGAAAACTCGATATTAAACATGGCTACGTTTGGACATTCAAAGCTAGAAAAAGTAGTTTTTCTAGAAGCTGTCTTAAGAAGTACTGATTTATATGAGTGCAAACTAAAGAACGTGGAATTCGAACTATGCGATCTTAATGGTGCAAATTTTGAACAAACATTGTTAAAAGGAATAGATATAAGTTCATCTAAGTTTGAATCACTTATTATTTCCATTGATAATTTAAATGGCTGTATTGTTTCAACAAAGCAAGCTATCCAGTTTGCAACGTTAATGGGATTAGTTATAAAAAATTAG
- a CDS encoding cysteine hydrolase family protein, with the protein MEKSKTALLIIDYQVVDFNRNETLYKSENFKNNIKSLVTNARKKNIPIFLTKHNGKLGSPSQKGSAGWSIHPSLELKGDEIIIEKNYPDSFQQTNLEAQLMLRNINHLVIAGLETEICVDSTCRQAYSKGFAVTIVKDGHSTYNSQNIAAEQIIMHHNKVFKDWFANVMDTNQIEF; encoded by the coding sequence ATGGAAAAAAGTAAAACGGCATTGTTAATTATTGATTACCAAGTTGTAGACTTTAACAGAAACGAAACACTGTATAAAAGCGAGAATTTTAAGAATAATATTAAGTCATTGGTAACAAATGCCCGTAAAAAAAACATCCCAATTTTTCTAACGAAACATAATGGGAAATTAGGCAGTCCAAGTCAAAAAGGATCAGCTGGCTGGTCCATTCATCCTTCTTTGGAGTTAAAGGGGGATGAAATTATTATAGAAAAGAATTATCCAGACTCCTTTCAACAAACAAACTTGGAAGCACAGTTAATGTTAAGAAATATTAATCATCTTGTGATTGCTGGTCTTGAAACAGAAATATGTGTCGACTCAACTTGTCGTCAAGCGTATAGTAAAGGATTTGCTGTTACTATTGTTAAAGATGGTCATAGTACATATAACAGTCAAAATATTGCTGCCGAGCAAATTATTATGCATCATAATAAAGTATTTAAAGATTGGTTTGCTAATGTTATGGATACAAACCAGATTGAATTTTAG
- a CDS encoding chloramphenicol phosphotransferase CPT family protein produces MENSKKLGKIVILNGAPRSGKSSIAAIIQDSFDGVWMNLGVDHFMKMTPERYQPGIGLRPGGERPDLEPLIVTLYQAMYESIAAHSQLGLNVVVDVGHHDFYSTSRGILDKCAKTLKDFPVLFVGVKCNVNVIMERRIATWGTGYTEAGAVPEAVNRWQDSVHVPGIYDMELNTSMLSSEECAAVIGRRLEATPFGTAFKQIADLNI; encoded by the coding sequence GTGGAAAATTCAAAAAAACTTGGTAAAATCGTAATACTTAATGGAGCTCCTAGGTCGGGAAAATCAAGCATAGCAGCGATTATCCAAGATTCCTTTGACGGAGTCTGGATGAATTTAGGTGTTGATCACTTCATGAAAATGACTCCAGAGCGTTATCAACCAGGTATCGGATTAAGACCTGGGGGAGAGCGTCCTGATCTTGAGCCGCTTATTGTTACTTTGTATCAAGCTATGTATGAGTCTATAGCTGCACATAGCCAATTAGGGCTTAATGTTGTCGTTGATGTTGGGCACCATGATTTTTATTCCACTAGTAGGGGTATTCTGGATAAATGTGCTAAGACTTTGAAGGACTTTCCTGTATTATTTGTAGGTGTTAAATGTAATGTGAATGTTATTATGGAACGAAGAATTGCAACTTGGGGTACTGGTTATACAGAAGCTGGCGCAGTGCCAGAAGCGGTAAACCGATGGCAGGATTCTGTTCACGTGCCTGGTATTTATGATATGGAACTGAATACATCGATGTTAAGCTCGGAAGAATGTGCTGCAGTAATCGGCAGGCGTTTAGAAGCAACTCCATTTGGCACGGCATTTAAGCAAATTGCAGATCTGAACATTTAA
- a CDS encoding MerR family transcriptional regulator codes for MYTIKQASTLTKLSIDTIRYYEKAGLLPKIKRLPNKHRVFTQPDIERLQMITCMKKANLSLDEVKLYLDIANTSNMSPEMVAGMHQHKEKVKNQMAQLQTVLDFIDEKIAEGTWLKRKA; via the coding sequence ATGTATACAATTAAACAGGCGAGTACGCTTACCAAATTAAGCATTGATACGATTAGATATTATGAAAAAGCCGGATTGCTTCCCAAGATAAAACGGCTGCCTAATAAACATCGAGTCTTTACACAACCTGATATTGAACGGCTGCAAATGATTACCTGTATGAAAAAAGCAAATCTTAGTTTAGATGAAGTGAAATTATATCTTGATATTGCAAATACTAGTAATATGAGCCCTGAAATGGTGGCTGGAATGCACCAGCATAAAGAAAAAGTGAAAAATCAAATGGCTCAATTACAGACTGTTTTAGATTTTATCGATGAAAAAATAGCTGAAGGAACATGGCTTAAGAGGAAAGCGTAA
- a CDS encoding SDR family NAD(P)-dependent oxidoreductase, protein MIISKRKTALVTGANSGIGLELTKKLIENGWEVAALIRSEFPQEELNIHQKIRQGSIRIYRADLSDFTKIKTALMQIKEKEAKLDALFNNAGGSFPSLLFSPQGRELHYEIQTVVPYIITMELLDLLKKGEHRIVIQTSSDAFKIKKSFVPEELANPPKFQKLIGPYATTKLAITLWTYALAPKLRQEGITIVSIDPGNNNTMRKGRNGGLPLVIQPFIKFFGPHPSVGASRLYAGLESSPEDAGVYFSKGKPSVFQFKQHAGKVLMQVQSIYENEYLPL, encoded by the coding sequence ATGATCATATCAAAAAGAAAAACAGCACTTGTTACAGGGGCGAACAGCGGAATAGGACTTGAGCTGACGAAAAAATTGATTGAAAACGGGTGGGAGGTAGCTGCTTTAATTCGCTCCGAATTCCCCCAGGAGGAGCTTAATATCCACCAAAAAATCCGTCAAGGAAGCATCCGCATTTATCGTGCCGATTTATCTGATTTCACAAAAATTAAAACTGCATTGATGCAAATTAAGGAGAAGGAAGCGAAGCTAGATGCTCTTTTCAATAATGCTGGAGGCAGTTTCCCAAGTCTTCTCTTTTCACCGCAAGGACGTGAACTGCATTATGAAATCCAAACAGTGGTTCCCTATATCATCACAATGGAATTGCTTGATCTTTTGAAAAAAGGCGAGCACAGGATAGTTATCCAGACTAGTTCAGACGCATTTAAAATAAAGAAGTCCTTTGTACCGGAGGAGTTGGCAAATCCGCCTAAATTTCAGAAATTAATTGGTCCATATGCAACTACGAAGCTAGCAATCACGTTGTGGACATATGCATTGGCACCAAAGCTAAGGCAAGAAGGCATAACTATTGTCAGCATTGATCCAGGAAATAACAATACAATGCGAAAAGGCAGAAATGGTGGATTGCCGCTGGTTATCCAGCCGTTCATTAAATTTTTTGGTCCCCATCCAAGTGTTGGCGCAAGCCGATTGTATGCTGGATTAGAAAGTTCACCTGAAGATGCGGGGGTGTATTTCTCAAAAGGAAAGCCTTCGGTATTTCAATTCAAACAGCACGCAGGCAAAGTACTAATGCAGGTACAATCTATATATGAAAATGAATATTTGCCATTATAA
- a CDS encoding helix-turn-helix domain-containing protein: MKNKQFAEELVNRLKELRLKRDWTIKYTAEKIDIGASMYSGYESQLRLPPMELLPKIAEVFDTTTDYLLGSSKKDETTMFSTDIDWILSQEHINYKGVELTYKDKENVKVLLEMLLENRMETINDVSCRLEANQQYD; the protein is encoded by the coding sequence ATGAAAAACAAACAATTTGCGGAAGAGCTTGTAAATCGTCTTAAAGAACTCCGGCTCAAAAGAGATTGGACTATCAAATATACAGCTGAAAAGATAGACATAGGAGCATCCATGTATTCTGGATACGAGTCTCAACTTCGTCTACCGCCAATGGAATTATTACCTAAGATTGCGGAAGTTTTTGATACTACGACTGATTATCTATTAGGAAGTTCAAAAAAAGATGAAACAACCATGTTCTCAACAGATATAGATTGGATTCTATCTCAAGAACATATTAACTATAAAGGAGTTGAGTTAACATATAAAGATAAAGAAAACGTGAAGGTATTATTGGAAATGTTGTTAGAAAATAGAATGGAAACAATTAATGATGTAAGTTGCCGCCTGGAAGCTAATCAACAATATGATTAG